Proteins co-encoded in one Desulfatiglans sp. genomic window:
- a CDS encoding XRE family transcriptional regulator, with amino-acid sequence MDENLEFELSSGNVFKDLKVSNPEEAMAKAELARQINQIIAERQLTQHATAKILGIDQPKVSALLNGRLTGFSTERLLRFLNSLNYNVEIVIRAKKNSQKRGTISVIAA; translated from the coding sequence ATGGATGAAAATTTAGAATTTGAATTAAGTAGTGGCAATGTTTTTAAAGATTTGAAGGTCTCTAACCCTGAAGAAGCAATGGCAAAAGCCGAGTTGGCACGTCAAATCAATCAGATTATTGCTGAGCGCCAGCTTACACAGCATGCTACTGCAAAAATTTTGGGAATTGATCAACCTAAAGTATCAGCATTGCTGAATGGTCGGCTTACTGGCTTTTCTACCGAACGGTTGCTGCGATTTTTAAACAGTTTGAATTACAACGTGGAAATAGTAATACGAGCCAAAAAGAATTCACAGAAAAGAGGAACCATAAGTGTTATCGCTGCCTGA
- a CDS encoding addiction module toxin RelE — MKELIWMGSSKNDLIKFPDDVRRVMGYALYLAQKGDKYLHAKPLKGFKGAGVLEIVEDFEGDTYRAVYTVQFKDIIFVLHAFQKKSKKGISTPKMEMDIINSRLKRAKEIYIKGEYHG; from the coding sequence ATGAAAGAACTGATTTGGATGGGAAGCTCAAAAAATGATCTGATTAAATTTCCGGACGATGTGCGTCGTGTCATGGGATATGCATTATACCTGGCGCAGAAAGGGGATAAATATTTGCATGCAAAGCCTTTAAAAGGTTTTAAAGGGGCAGGTGTGCTGGAGATTGTTGAGGATTTCGAGGGTGATACCTACAGGGCTGTTTATACTGTTCAGTTCAAGGATATAATATTTGTGCTACATGCTTTTCAAAAGAAATCCAAAAAGGGGATATCAACACCAAAAATGGAGATGGATATTATTAATTCCAGGCTGAAGAGAGCAAAAGAGATTTATATAAAAGGTGAGTATCATGGATGA
- a CDS encoding NAD-dependent epimerase/dehydratase family protein — protein sequence MNYLITGATGFIGPYLVRRLISEGHRCRCLVRDTGNRNIYQGAGIELVQGDITDINSLKNIAEEIDCIFHMATLGHMNNFHVTEEMFMKVNVCGTQNIMREAIKAGVKRVVHCSSVAAMGICSEVPATEKTECQPHHPYGRSKLEAEGEVLRMVAEKALPAVIVRFSMVYGPGDPRDMLRLTRLAKKGMFPKIGNRPKLTPMIHVDDAVTGLLLASEKGRAGEIYLITNRESMPFDDIRKILQEALGVKRIPLYAPEWAALFMATLCEKVFSLTGKVPPVTRKNIESTLADRVFSIEKAKRELGFNPEKDPVKGLKETVEWYMKQGWV from the coding sequence TTGAACTACCTCATAACAGGCGCAACAGGTTTTATCGGCCCATATCTGGTCAGAAGACTTATATCTGAAGGGCACAGATGCCGCTGTCTTGTGAGAGATACAGGAAACAGGAATATTTATCAAGGCGCTGGTATTGAACTGGTTCAGGGCGATATTACCGACATTAACAGCCTCAAAAATATCGCAGAGGAGATAGATTGTATATTTCATATGGCGACCCTTGGTCACATGAATAATTTCCATGTGACTGAGGAGATGTTTATGAAGGTTAATGTCTGTGGCACTCAGAACATCATGAGAGAGGCCATCAAGGCAGGAGTAAAAAGGGTTGTTCATTGCAGTTCTGTTGCTGCGATGGGTATATGTTCTGAGGTGCCAGCAACCGAAAAGACTGAATGTCAACCTCATCATCCCTATGGCCGCAGCAAGCTGGAGGCGGAAGGAGAAGTTCTGCGCATGGTGGCTGAGAAAGCCCTTCCTGCTGTGATTGTGAGATTTTCAATGGTGTATGGCCCTGGTGACCCGCGTGATATGCTCAGACTTACAAGGCTAGCTAAAAAGGGGATGTTCCCGAAGATAGGCAATAGACCAAAGCTTACTCCAATGATTCATGTTGATGATGCAGTAACAGGGCTTCTGCTTGCTTCTGAAAAGGGGAGGGCAGGTGAGATATACCTGATCACAAACAGGGAATCCATGCCCTTTGATGATATAAGAAAGATATTACAGGAGGCGCTGGGTGTTAAAAGGATTCCATTATATGCGCCTGAGTGGGCAGCCCTTTTTATGGCCACACTGTGTGAAAAGGTGTTTTCTCTTACAGGTAAGGTTCCTCCTGTTACCAGAAAGAACATAGAGTCCACTCTCGCTGACAGGGTATTCTCAATAGAAAAGGCTAAGAGGGAATTGGGATTTAACCCTGAAAAAGACCCAGTGAAAGGGCTTAAGGAGACAGTGGAGTGGTACATGAAGCAGGGGTGGGTTTAA
- a CDS encoding YdcF family protein, whose protein sequence is MTEQAKKRRGLKAIAVMLILAIAFVFLFHSVLLKQMGEFLIRDDIPIKSDAALVLNTGLEYYPRLIEAADIYKKGLAERIIINGDRKTDSLRYLEAQGFTSCCTWYEDSMRILEMLGVPRHSITAISAEDAYDTNTEAEDVGTEIIALGYNRIILITSRFHTRRAAHIWKEMYEGKLDVISVSAKTDPFDPASWWKDGRQIRWVLSEYGSWIFYYWKKVTNI, encoded by the coding sequence ATGACTGAACAAGCTAAAAAGAGAAGAGGGCTAAAGGCTATTGCAGTCATGCTAATATTGGCTATAGCTTTTGTATTTCTATTTCATAGCGTTTTACTGAAACAGATGGGTGAGTTTCTTATCCGTGACGATATACCGATCAAGTCGGACGCTGCGCTTGTTTTAAACACAGGCCTTGAATATTATCCTAGGCTTATTGAGGCGGCTGATATTTATAAAAAGGGGCTGGCTGAGAGGATTATCATAAATGGCGACAGGAAAACAGATTCTCTGCGGTATCTGGAAGCGCAGGGTTTTACAAGCTGCTGCACATGGTATGAAGATAGCATGCGGATACTTGAAATGCTTGGCGTGCCGAGGCACAGTATAACCGCAATAAGCGCAGAAGATGCCTATGATACGAATACAGAGGCTGAGGATGTAGGCACTGAGATAATTGCCTTGGGATACAATCGGATTATTCTTATAACAAGCAGGTTCCATACGAGGCGTGCGGCCCATATATGGAAGGAGATGTACGAAGGTAAACTTGATGTGATTTCTGTTTCAGCTAAAACAGACCCATTTGATCCGGCATCGTGGTGGAAAGATGGTCGGCAGATAAGATGGGTGCTCTCTGAATATGGTTCGTGGATTTTTTATTACTGGAAAAAGGTCACAAATATATAG
- a CDS encoding radical SAM protein: MGYIKEIIPKIIRYRLFSLGFSTPGTPLNLTFSVTNLCQSRCKTCSIWKLYRDNPSKRDEELTIDEIEKIFKSMGHTYLFNISGGEPFLRKDLSQIIELACRYLTPAIIHIPTNAIAVDTVEKETRKILDIIKNIKPEIQLTIKPSLDHAGERHDYIRGVEGNYKKVAEAFRRLKGMKKENSNLHVELGTVISSWNVNDIEEISHFAMSMEPDSYRNEIAEKRSEMFNMEDPITPGIESYKKAIDLFIREIDGRKKSLSFFQRINNAFRLVYYHLAIRIMEENRHVIPCYAGISNAHMSPYGDIWPCCTLGYDKSMGNLRDHNYDFGSLWNSPDADKVRRYIKDKNCSCPLANQTYSNILMHLPSLTRVMRHLFYK; the protein is encoded by the coding sequence ATGGGATATATTAAAGAAATAATACCTAAGATCATCCGCTACCGCCTGTTCAGTCTGGGGTTTTCGACACCCGGAACGCCTCTGAATCTGACATTTTCAGTAACCAACCTTTGCCAGTCCAGATGCAAAACATGCAGCATATGGAAGCTGTACAGGGATAACCCATCAAAAAGGGATGAAGAGCTTACTATTGATGAGATAGAAAAGATATTTAAATCAATGGGACACACATATCTGTTTAATATAAGTGGGGGAGAACCATTCTTAAGAAAAGATTTGTCACAAATCATAGAGCTTGCATGCAGATACCTGACTCCTGCAATCATTCATATCCCTACAAACGCAATTGCTGTTGATACAGTTGAGAAAGAGACCAGGAAGATTCTTGATATAATCAAAAATATAAAACCGGAGATCCAGCTTACAATCAAACCAAGCCTTGATCATGCAGGAGAAAGACATGACTATATAAGGGGAGTTGAGGGAAATTACAAAAAGGTTGCAGAGGCATTCAGAAGATTGAAAGGGATGAAAAAGGAGAATTCCAATCTTCATGTTGAGCTGGGCACAGTTATTTCAAGCTGGAATGTAAATGACATTGAAGAGATTTCACATTTTGCAATGAGTATGGAACCCGACAGCTACAGGAATGAGATCGCTGAAAAAAGGTCTGAGATGTTTAATATGGAAGATCCTATAACACCAGGGATCGAGTCATACAAAAAGGCTATTGATCTCTTTATCAGAGAAATTGATGGAAGAAAAAAGAGCCTTTCGTTTTTTCAGCGCATTAATAATGCCTTTCGTCTGGTTTACTATCATCTTGCCATACGAATAATGGAGGAAAACAGACATGTAATCCCATGTTATGCAGGCATATCAAATGCCCACATGAGCCCCTATGGTGATATATGGCCCTGCTGTACCCTGGGCTATGATAAATCCATGGGGAATCTGAGAGACCATAATTATGATTTTGGGTCGCTCTGGAACAGCCCTGATGCAGATAAGGTAAGGCGGTATATAAAGGATAAGAATTGTTCCTGCCCGCTTGCCAACCAGACCTATTCAAATATACTCATGCATCTGCCCTCTTTGACCAGGGTTATGAGGCATCTGTTTTATAAGTGA
- a CDS encoding glycosyltransferase, whose product MNQGNRSVTILGSMPPLRALSSYCLSFFQAISGLIDAEFISFKSIYPSFLYPGGALKQDNTFPSLEEKLATRVRRNLTWYNPLSWIMEGLQTNGQILHAQWWSPPLLIIYFTICIIFKIRKRPVVFTVHNILSHEKNPFYELCSRILFKFCDHFIVHSKANRASLIEHFNINEESISQIPHGPLAFNSGKEMSREDARKRLGICMEAKVILFFGAIRPYKGLDIALEAFAMVIKEVPDARLLIAGRLWETWDKYQKIIDENGLSKHVDTHLHYINTDEVAAFFNASDLVILPYLEFDSQSGVGAAAMAFNKPMIVSDTGGLPELLNDHKNVIPPGDAESLAARIIYCLNNKDELAKMSLEAKETAERMSWDNIAIETFKVYEKLLNDKISN is encoded by the coding sequence ATGAATCAAGGCAACAGATCAGTAACAATATTAGGCTCCATGCCTCCGCTCAGGGCGTTAAGCAGTTACTGTCTCTCATTTTTTCAGGCAATATCAGGGCTTATTGATGCTGAGTTTATCTCCTTTAAAAGTATTTACCCTTCATTCCTTTATCCTGGAGGGGCGCTTAAACAGGATAATACCTTTCCATCTCTTGAGGAAAAACTGGCAACCAGGGTAAGAAGAAATCTCACATGGTATAATCCATTGAGCTGGATTATGGAAGGGTTGCAAACAAACGGGCAGATCCTTCATGCGCAATGGTGGAGCCCGCCTCTTTTAATAATATATTTCACGATCTGCATAATATTTAAAATCAGGAAGAGACCTGTTGTGTTCACGGTGCATAATATCTTAAGCCATGAGAAAAACCCTTTCTATGAACTGTGTTCAAGGATACTTTTTAAGTTTTGTGATCATTTTATAGTCCATTCAAAAGCAAACCGGGCTAGCCTTATTGAGCATTTCAATATAAATGAGGAGAGCATAAGCCAGATACCACATGGCCCTCTTGCATTTAATAGTGGAAAAGAGATGAGCCGTGAGGATGCAAGGAAAAGATTGGGCATTTGTATGGAGGCTAAGGTTATCCTTTTTTTCGGGGCAATACGTCCTTATAAGGGGCTGGATATTGCACTTGAGGCATTTGCAATGGTGATTAAGGAAGTACCTGATGCACGTCTTCTCATTGCAGGCAGATTATGGGAAACCTGGGACAAATATCAAAAGATCATAGATGAAAATGGCCTCTCTAAACATGTTGATACACATCTCCATTACATTAATACTGATGAGGTGGCAGCCTTTTTTAATGCCTCTGATCTTGTAATATTGCCATACCTTGAATTCGATTCACAAAGCGGTGTTGGCGCGGCGGCAATGGCATTCAATAAACCAATGATAGTTTCAGATACAGGCGGGTTGCCGGAGCTTTTGAATGACCATAAAAATGTTATTCCTCCAGGGGATGCTGAATCGCTAGCAGCCAGGATCATATATTGCCTTAATAATAAGGACGAGCTTGCAAAGATGTCGCTAGAGGCAAAGGAGACAGCAGAGCGGATGTCATGGGATAATATTGCAATTGAGACCTTTAAGGTCTATGAAAAACTCCTTAATGATAAAATTTCTAATTGA
- a CDS encoding glycosyltransferase family 2 protein produces the protein MKRVDVSVIIPAYNEAETIRDVIIKVKEIDPEFEIIVVNDGSKDQTGEIAREAGAIVYSHPYNIGNGASIKSGIRIASGDILVFIDGDGQHDPNDIAKMLQYFPEYDMVVGARSKTSQVSIFRGFGNRMLNWLAGYVAKFRVQDLTSGFRAVKAEIAQSLLYLLPNTYSYPTTMTLGVLRNGKSLKYLPINAEKRKKGKSNISISRDGVRFFMIITKICALYSPFRIFLPVSFFIFLIGFIYYLVTFFTYGRFTNMSALLFTTSIIVFFMGIISEQISQMRFEKSESDRFKNK, from the coding sequence ATGAAAAGAGTAGATGTCTCTGTGATCATCCCTGCCTATAATGAGGCAGAGACAATCAGGGATGTTATAATAAAGGTAAAAGAGATAGACCCTGAATTTGAGATCATTGTTGTTAATGACGGCTCAAAAGATCAGACAGGGGAAATTGCCAGGGAGGCAGGGGCTATTGTTTACAGCCACCCATACAACATTGGTAATGGGGCATCCATAAAGAGCGGTATAAGAATAGCATCAGGCGATATACTTGTTTTTATAGATGGTGATGGGCAGCATGACCCCAATGATATTGCAAAGATGCTTCAATACTTCCCTGAATATGATATGGTTGTTGGGGCGCGTTCAAAGACAAGCCAGGTTTCCATTTTCAGGGGTTTTGGTAACAGGATGCTCAACTGGCTTGCAGGGTATGTGGCAAAGTTCAGGGTTCAGGACCTCACATCGGGTTTCAGGGCAGTAAAGGCTGAGATAGCGCAGAGCCTTTTATATCTATTACCAAACACCTATTCATACCCTACTACCATGACCCTTGGTGTTTTACGAAACGGGAAGAGCCTTAAGTATCTGCCGATTAATGCTGAAAAAAGGAAGAAGGGTAAAAGCAATATCAGTATATCACGTGATGGCGTGAGGTTTTTTATGATTATCACCAAGATATGCGCACTCTATTCGCCCTTCCGGATCTTTTTGCCTGTAAGCTTTTTCATCTTTCTTATCGGCTTTATCTATTATCTCGTCACATTTTTTACATATGGAAGATTCACTAACATGAGCGCCCTGCTCTTTACCACCTCCATAATCGTCTTTTTTATGGGGATTATATCAGAGCAGATAAGCCAGATGCGTTTTGAAAAAAGTGAGAGCGACAGGTTCAAAAACAAATAG
- a CDS encoding prepilin-type N-terminal cleavage/methylation domain-containing protein, whose protein sequence is MKAINERGFTLIEIMIVIAIIGILAAIAIPQFSAYRIRSYNSIAVSDLRNAAAAQEAYYVEYKSYAKSDIALAKRPDFYTSPGVDLDVTGDDNGYTMTAHHRKGNKTYTFTGPGGLITDN, encoded by the coding sequence ATGAAGGCGATTAATGAGAGAGGCTTTACTCTTATTGAGATAATGATTGTTATAGCTATCATCGGTATCCTGGCTGCTATTGCCATACCACAGTTTTCAGCATACAGGATAAGGTCATATAACTCAATTGCGGTAAGCGACCTGAGAAATGCCGCAGCAGCGCAGGAGGCCTATTATGTAGAGTATAAATCCTATGCTAAGTCCGATATTGCCCTTGCCAAGAGACCTGATTTTTACACCTCCCCAGGTGTGGATCTTGATGTTACGGGTGATGATAATGGTTATACAATGACAGCCCATCATCGAAAGGGTAATAAAACCTATACGTTTACAGGCCCTGGCGGGTTAATCACAGACAATTAA
- a CDS encoding phospholipid carrier-dependent glycosyltransferase, with amino-acid sequence MISKEPVFYARFFNRENAIFLIALLLITVSVSVIIMSLVPPVSRDELVHHLAVPKLYLKHGGIYEIPYMDFSYFPMNLDLLYMIPLYFGNDIAPKFIHFIFAIFTAWLLFGYLKKRAGTVYGLSGALLFTTIPVIVKLSITAYVDLGVIFFTFASLLLVIKWLNEGFRKRYLFYAGIMCGMALGTKYSAIVSLALISLFVPFLYSRHTCDKKRLMPRSILHFMVFFLTAIAVFSPWMIRNYHWKENPIYPLYNNVFNPPIQRSVENSEKITEKRADQNRGELTYRGIVYGESGLEIAMLPLRIFFQGKDDEPRLFDGRLNPFLVIFSVFAFFPKKNIPATIRRENLIIVSFSFLYILIAMFTTAMRIRYISPIIPPLIVLSILGVKNLFEISREMTSGFARSIGSVSVILLLLISLAMNVSYGVELFGRVKPLPYIMGSITRDEYISGFIPEYPALKFVNKTLPEDSKILFVYLGRRGYYCDRDYVTDDALFTRAILTSNSPDMILSSLKKRGITHILVSLPVFDKWVKDNCSEEKQEMLKTFFREYTMPLFYENGIGLNELIKRNM; translated from the coding sequence ATGATAAGTAAAGAACCTGTTTTTTATGCCAGATTTTTCAATAGAGAAAATGCCATTTTTCTCATTGCCCTTTTATTGATAACAGTCTCTGTATCTGTAATTATTATGTCATTAGTCCCGCCTGTAAGCAGGGATGAACTGGTTCACCACCTTGCAGTGCCAAAGTTGTATCTCAAACATGGTGGCATATATGAAATCCCATATATGGACTTTTCATATTTCCCTATGAATCTTGATCTCCTGTATATGATCCCCCTATATTTTGGAAACGATATTGCTCCTAAATTTATCCATTTTATATTTGCCATTTTTACTGCATGGTTGCTTTTTGGATACCTGAAAAAGAGGGCAGGCACAGTTTACGGCCTGTCAGGGGCACTCCTTTTTACCACCATACCTGTAATAGTAAAACTGTCCATAACCGCCTATGTTGACCTTGGTGTGATATTTTTTACATTCGCCTCATTATTACTTGTTATTAAATGGCTCAATGAAGGTTTCAGAAAAAGGTATCTCTTTTATGCGGGGATAATGTGCGGGATGGCCCTTGGCACAAAATACAGCGCCATTGTCTCCTTGGCGCTCATCTCATTATTCGTCCCGTTTTTATATTCAAGGCATACTTGTGATAAAAAGAGGCTGATGCCTCGTTCAATATTGCACTTTATGGTCTTTTTCCTTACAGCCATTGCGGTTTTTTCTCCCTGGATGATAAGAAACTACCACTGGAAAGAAAACCCCATCTACCCGCTTTATAATAATGTCTTTAATCCCCCGATACAAAGGTCAGTTGAAAATAGTGAAAAGATTACAGAAAAAAGAGCTGACCAGAACAGGGGAGAGTTAACATACAGAGGTATTGTTTATGGGGAATCCGGCCTTGAGATTGCCATGCTCCCTTTAAGGATCTTTTTTCAGGGGAAAGATGATGAGCCAAGATTGTTTGACGGCAGGCTGAATCCATTCCTTGTTATATTTTCTGTTTTTGCCTTTTTCCCTAAAAAAAATATCCCTGCTACCATAAGAAGGGAAAACTTGATTATTGTCAGCTTTTCCTTCCTGTATATTCTGATAGCCATGTTTACCACAGCGATGAGGATCAGATACATATCTCCGATTATACCTCCCTTGATTGTGTTATCTATTCTGGGTGTAAAGAACCTGTTTGAAATCAGCAGGGAGATGACATCTGGTTTTGCAAGGTCTATTGGGAGCGTATCTGTTATTCTTCTTTTATTAATCTCCCTTGCTATGAATGTTTCCTATGGCGTGGAACTCTTTGGCAGGGTAAAACCATTACCATACATCATGGGCAGCATAACCCGTGATGAATATATCTCAGGTTTTATCCCTGAATATCCTGCCCTGAAATTTGTAAATAAAACCCTCCCTGAGGATTCAAAAATCCTCTTTGTCTATCTCGGGCGCAGGGGATACTATTGTGACAGGGATTATGTGACTGATGATGCGCTTTTTACAAGGGCTATACTGACATCGAATAGTCCTGACATGATATTATCATCTCTAAAAAAGAGAGGAATTACCCATATACTTGTTTCATTGCCTGTATTTGATAAATGGGTAAAGGATAATTGTTCTGAAGAAAAACAGGAGATGCTAAAAACCTTTTTCAGGGAATACACTATGCCTCTCTTTTATGAGAATGGGATTGGTCTTAATGAGTTGATAAAAAGAAATATGTAG
- the nrfD gene encoding polysulfide reductase NrfD has product MLSNANNTAKSILTPFNLITGAIVLVGLVLTLMRFTGGLARVSNLTDYNPWGLWIGLDLLTGVALAAGGFVSSAAVYIFGLKKYHAAVRPAILTAFLGYALVVVALNYDVGIPWRLPYPFIMQQGTTSVLFEVGLCVFLYLTVLFLEFSPAALEWLGMRKLRNLVHRLTVVLTILGVILSTLHQSSLGALFLIAPSKLHPLWYSSYLPVYFFISAIIAGLSMVLFEGAFCHHFFADKLGEAHRQEKDQIALGFGKAASWVLAGYFAIKVFGISADNNWHYLLTGYGLWYLVELLGFVLLPCLLYATGVRGRRLTLIRWTAGWTVLGIIINRLNICIIAFNWHLPASERYFPHWMEIGISVFLLTCGLIVFKFIVSRMPVLYSHPEYKETH; this is encoded by the coding sequence ATGCTCAGTAACGCTAATAACACCGCTAAATCGATATTAACGCCCTTTAACCTTATAACAGGTGCAATTGTCCTGGTGGGTCTTGTTTTAACTTTAATGCGGTTTACAGGGGGGCTGGCAAGAGTATCAAATTTAACTGACTATAATCCATGGGGATTATGGATTGGTCTTGACCTGCTTACGGGTGTAGCCCTTGCTGCGGGAGGGTTTGTATCCTCTGCTGCGGTTTATATCTTCGGGTTGAAAAAGTATCATGCAGCAGTGAGACCAGCTATACTTACCGCTTTTTTGGGGTATGCCCTTGTGGTTGTGGCATTGAACTATGACGTGGGAATACCGTGGCGGCTGCCATATCCCTTTATCATGCAACAGGGAACCACCTCTGTCCTTTTTGAGGTTGGTTTATGCGTATTCCTTTACCTTACTGTGCTTTTTCTTGAATTTTCACCTGCTGCACTAGAGTGGCTGGGTATGAGAAAGCTCAGGAATCTTGTGCACAGGCTTACAGTTGTTTTGACCATTTTGGGTGTAATACTTTCAACCCTGCACCAGTCTTCCCTGGGCGCCCTGTTTCTGATAGCCCCTTCAAAACTGCACCCTCTCTGGTATTCTTCCTATCTCCCTGTATATTTTTTTATATCTGCCATAATTGCTGGTTTATCAATGGTACTGTTTGAGGGCGCATTTTGTCATCATTTTTTTGCGGATAAACTCGGCGAGGCACACAGGCAGGAAAAAGATCAGATTGCGCTTGGTTTTGGTAAGGCTGCATCATGGGTGCTGGCAGGTTATTTTGCCATAAAGGTTTTTGGGATTTCAGCGGATAATAACTGGCACTATCTTTTAACAGGGTATGGTCTTTGGTATCTGGTGGAGCTCCTGGGTTTTGTGTTGCTGCCGTGCCTGCTTTATGCAACAGGCGTAAGAGGAAGGCGCCTGACATTAATAAGATGGACCGCCGGCTGGACCGTATTGGGCATCATCATTAACAGGCTCAATATATGCATTATTGCCTTTAACTGGCATCTCCCTGCAAGTGAGAGATATTTTCCTCACTGGATGGAGATCGGGATATCAGTCTTTCTATTAACCTGCGGTCTGATTGTCTTTAAGTTTATAGTAAGCCGGATGCCTGTTTTATATAGCCACCCGGAGTATAAAGAGACTCATTAA
- a CDS encoding 4Fe-4S dicluster domain-containing protein, translating into MSRRKFLGWVSAAGSASLISTTAHGARKHFKGYPDCYGILYDSGFCIGCRQCEEACNAVNKLSAPVKPFDDLSVLNQKRRTTAKALTVVNRYENKKENKSPVFIKLQCNHCLEPACASACFVKAFKKTKEGSVVYDPSVCVGCRYCMIACPFEIPAYEYDEPYTPRVMKCTMCHDLIKENKLPACVEACPMGALKFGKRNALIKYARERISKFPDRYIDHIYGEHEMGGTSWLYISSLPFKDVGMREDLGITPAPELTAGALGAVPVVASLWTVLLTGIYAINRRKEKLAEREKKEAVEAAGRDKKKVSLYE; encoded by the coding sequence ATATCACGTAGGAAATTCTTAGGCTGGGTAAGCGCTGCAGGAAGCGCTTCACTGATAAGTACCACTGCCCACGGGGCAAGAAAACATTTTAAAGGCTACCCCGACTGCTATGGTATTTTATATGATTCCGGGTTTTGTATAGGGTGCAGACAGTGCGAAGAGGCCTGTAATGCTGTAAATAAATTGTCCGCGCCTGTTAAGCCCTTTGATGACCTTTCTGTACTGAACCAGAAAAGAAGGACGACTGCAAAGGCATTAACAGTTGTTAACAGGTATGAAAATAAAAAAGAGAATAAGTCTCCTGTTTTTATCAAATTACAATGCAACCATTGCCTGGAGCCAGCATGTGCTTCTGCCTGTTTTGTTAAAGCCTTCAAAAAGACAAAGGAAGGTTCGGTTGTGTATGACCCTTCAGTATGTGTAGGTTGCAGATACTGCATGATAGCATGCCCTTTTGAAATCCCGGCCTATGAATATGATGAGCCCTATACCCCCCGTGTAATGAAATGCACCATGTGCCATGATCTTATAAAGGAGAACAAACTCCCGGCCTGTGTTGAGGCATGCCCTATGGGGGCGCTCAAATTCGGTAAACGCAATGCCCTTATAAAATACGCCCGTGAAAGGATAAGTAAATTTCCTGATAGATACATTGATCACATCTATGGTGAGCATGAAATGGGCGGGACAAGCTGGCTCTACATATCAAGTCTACCCTTTAAGGATGTGGGCATGAGAGAAGACCTTGGAATAACCCCGGCCCCTGAGCTTACAGCCGGTGCGCTGGGTGCAGTCCCTGTGGTTGCCTCTTTATGGACTGTATTATTAACAGGGATATATGCTATCAACAGGCGAAAGGAAAAATTGGCAGAAAGGGAGAAAAAAGAGGCAGTTGAAGCGGCCGGGAGAGACAAAAAAAAGGTCTCTTTGTATGAATAA